The Triticum urartu cultivar G1812 chromosome 6, Tu2.1, whole genome shotgun sequence genome includes the window GGGATATGGCACATGGATAGGGAGCCGCGCATGGCGTGAGAGATGCCGGGGAAGGTCGATGACATGCGCCGAAGAAGGTCGACGATAGATGCCTGTGCAGGTCACGCACAAGGGGTGGCCACCCCATGGCCAGCTTGCATCTACGCGTGACGTCGAGGTAGCAGCCTGAGCTAACACCAAGGGTGGGACGACTGGGCGGTAGAGGGAAGGGAGCTGACTTTAGCGAGCTGGCTACAGGAGTTGAACGGCGTGGAGGGGCTATATTGAACTGCTGCATCCCACGTACCCGTCGGCAGAGGTCCCCGTGCAGAGGTCGATGAGAAGGCGAAGCCCTTCATCGCCGGAACTGTTGCCGGCAGCGACGCGCCGAAGCGGGGGCTGCAACTCATGGCAGGGCGGAGGGCGGCTCCGGCAGTGGCGGATCCCGCGGGGTGGATGGGGGCATTTGTTGCGGATCTCACGGGGTGGGATGGAGGCAGCCGCTGCACCGGTCGGGGACGAAGAGCTGCCGCCGTCGTGGAAGCAAGGGGAAGGGAGGCTGCTGCTGCAGTTGAAGCAGGGGGAGGTCACGGCGGAGGCGCGGTTGGTGGTCAGGGCCACGATGGCGGTGGTGAGCGCAGGTGACGGTGGTGGCGACAACATCTCTGGTTGGGGGCAGGGCGGTGGCCGCATCTCCGGTTGAGGGCAAGGTAGTGGCAGCGGCGCCGGTTGGGGGTGAGCGGCGAGCACGTCGCCGGTTGGGTCGAGAGGAGCGGCAGGTGGGGGATTAGGATCGGGGAAGGTCGACCTGGGTTGGGCCTTTTTCTTACTAGTTCGGAAACATCCCCATCAGGCCCTATATAATATACCAACTTTTCTGGTCAGCTGCTTAGCACGGATCTCCTCGCGTGCGTCAAACAGCAGCGATAGTTCTGACCACGGTACgttttgatatatatatatatatatggtaaTAACTATCTGAACCGTACATGGTGCATCGAGATTGGAACTTTTCATTCTCATCGGTCTCTTTTCTCTCTGCTTATTTGATTTTCCTCACATATATGTTACTGTACACAGCCTGCCACGTTCTGTAAAAGTTCTGGCCCAAACCTGTCAATCACGAGGCCCGGGGCTTGTCCCCACACAGCCTGTCACATGCGAGCCCATCTAATGGTTGCAGGTTTTTTGTTTTTATCTCCAGTTGAGTTGTACCAAGTTTCAACACACCGTGACGGAGCCCGTTTCCTATTTCGTTTTTTTCATTTGATTGCTTTGAATCCCACGCTAAAGGTTCTCCACTCCATAAAAAATGCGGTTCCTCTGGGTCTGCTTCGTACTAATTTTAGAACCATAGAAGCTAATATGTAGCTACCGTTCTGATTTTTACCAAGCGTTTCAAATGCAGTATAACAATCCAGGGTTAGGGTTTAAGATTTTCTATGGACTTTGGCAGACCGGTTAAATGGAGCTAATCAACTCCAGCCTTGGTATAGTCCGTATCCAGCCAATGCAATAAGTCACTATGAATTCAGGCACTTTAGTCTCCACGACAGCTAATTCAATCAGCTGGAGACTGTTTGGATGCGGGATGACAACGGCTTAGGATCCACAGCAAGCTCACAGCTCAGAGCTAAAAAAGTTCTTCCAAAATTCCAACGAGGAAGTATGTACTGTGAAAATTAATCCGTAGCCTCACCCAACAAACAGCAAGCCGATAAGCCAATAAAACCACCGACTGGTCACTAAAGGGATAAAAAATGCTGATATGTA containing:
- the LOC125513343 gene encoding uncharacterized protein LOC125513343, which encodes MRPPPCPQPEMLSPPPSPALTTAIVALTTNRASAVTSPCFNCSSSLPSPCFHDGGSSSSPTGAAAASIPPREIRNKCPHPPRGIRHCRSRPPPCHELQPPLRRVAAGNSSGDEGLRLLIDLCTGTSADGRPTLGVSSGCYLDVTRRCKLAMGWPPLVRDLHRHLSSTFFGACHRPSPASLTPCAAPYPCAISRRSVPPSSPA